Proteins encoded within one genomic window of Synechococcus sp. PCC 7335:
- the hisG gene encoding ATP phosphoribosyltransferase, whose translation MITVALPKGSLLKESIQLLKAAGLDFGGFLETGTRQLQLMDSSGQARGLLVRAKDVPVYVEYGQAQIGIVGYDVLRERQPRVAQIADLGFGGCHLSVAVSTDSGYQSAVDLPPHCRVASTFVNSARQYFQSLDLAVEIVPLSGSVELGPITGMSEAIVDLVSTGRTLKENNLTELEVLYHSTARLIAHPLSYRLNRDGLSTLIERVRGAALASATA comes from the coding sequence ATGATCACCGTTGCGCTACCGAAAGGCTCTCTGCTAAAGGAAAGTATTCAATTATTGAAAGCCGCAGGTTTGGATTTCGGTGGCTTTCTAGAAACAGGAACCCGGCAGCTTCAGCTAATGGATAGCAGCGGTCAAGCCAGAGGGCTGCTAGTCAGAGCTAAAGATGTACCAGTCTATGTAGAGTACGGGCAAGCGCAGATAGGCATCGTCGGCTACGACGTGCTCAGAGAACGGCAGCCTCGGGTCGCACAGATTGCGGACCTAGGGTTTGGTGGCTGTCATCTATCCGTTGCGGTTTCTACTGACAGCGGCTATCAATCAGCGGTGGATTTACCGCCTCACTGTAGGGTAGCTTCTACCTTTGTTAATAGCGCTCGTCAGTATTTTCAATCTTTGGACCTAGCAGTAGAGATTGTGCCACTCTCTGGCTCGGTTGAGCTAGGTCCGATTACAGGCATGTCAGAAGCAATTGTTGATTTGGTATCAACTGGGCGCACGCTCAAAGAGAACAACTTAACTGAGCTAGAGGTGCTCTATCACAGTACGGCTCGGCTGATTGCCCATCCTTTGAGCTACCGTTTAAACCGAGACGGTCTTAGTACTCTTATCGAGCGAGTAAGAGGAGCGGCTTTAGCTAGTGCGACTGCTTAA